One genomic region from Sylvia atricapilla isolate bSylAtr1 chromosome 16, bSylAtr1.pri, whole genome shotgun sequence encodes:
- the FAM217B gene encoding protein FAM217B isoform X2, which yields MKTTKECNGKSHPSTKGINKPTSYAKSPPGRLGKNVSSAIEKISHGIQDGHQPSVFKKGRNQLDSSNQSKRITSVCSSLHSAQGPKRSPPERRQNESFLHMSPPERRQNESFLHRSPPERRQNESFLHMSPPERRQNESFLHMSPPERRQNESFLHRSPPERRQNESFLHRSPPERRQNESFLHRSPPGTKGSTQENFGRAKDVPMQHFYCSKKEQLGKNHEEYIAEASPGSSKWQEASVAEMFLDFESVQIIKEDAEDDSASDLSDSERIPIPPSPCTPPELILRAEEIDPVCLEHIPEIGFKESEYYYPDFLPPPFNSWDLRQLAVFVHVEGKSEFRPRPTGSLEKYLERLVQLEWLQMQTVQGEKGRATKGRPQTAPGRALRSPGKGKALLSPVPSRQAVPQEGVSRLPRSCLGHRAEPCSEDTRQVRSHPGRLKPPERMGCAASSQRQAGDVRGEVKKKPAAKQQLLGLQPPESSSKIQSVGNIRPPKQTPAFHGAAAPIKGLKTYASANPKKKRQCQQLCSS from the exons ATGAAAACCACAAAGGAATG TAATGGAAAAAGCCATCCAAGCACCAAAGGAATAAATAAACCAACTTCTTATGCGAAATCTCCTCCTGGAAGATTAGGCAAAAATGTATCAAGTGCCATTGAAAAG ATTTCCCATGGCATTCAAGATGGTCACCAACCAAGTGTTTTTAAGAAGGGAAGGAACCAGCTGGATAGCAGTAATCAGTCAAAAAG GATCACAAGTGTTTGCAGTTCACTGCACAGTGCACAAGGACCAAAGAGGAGTCCTCCAGAAAGAAGGCAAAACGAATCTTTCCTGCACATGAGTCCTCCAGAAAGAAGGCAAAACGAATCTTTCCTGCACAGGAGTCCTCCAGAAAGGAGGCAAAATGAATCTTTCCTGCACATGAGTCCTCCAGAAAGAAGGCAAAACGAATCTTTCCTGCACATGAGTCCTCCAGAAAGGAGGCAAAACGAATCCTTCCTGCACAGGAGTCCCCCAGAAAGAAGGCAAAACGAATCCTTCCTGCACAGGAGTCCCccagaaagaaggcaaaatgaATCCTTCCTGCACAGGAGTCCCCCTGGCACAAAGGGCAGCACACAAGAAAACTTCGGCAGGGCTAAGGATGTCCCAATGCAGCATTTTTATTGCAGTAAAAAAGAACAGCTGGGAAAGAATCACGAAGAATACATTGCTGAAGCCAGCCCAGGCTCTTCGAAATGGCAAGAAGCATCTGTAGCTGAAATGTTTCTTGATTTTGAATCGGTACAAATTATTAAAGAAGATGCTGAAGATGATAGTGCCAGTGACCTCTCTGACTCAGAGAGGATCCCCAttcccccctctccctgcacacCACCAGAACTCATCCTCAGAGCTGAAGAAATCGACCCGGTTTGTTTGGAGCACATCCCTGAAATAGGATTTAAAGAATCCGAATATTACTACCCCGACTTCCTGCCGCCCCCTTTCAACTCGTGGGACTTGAGGCAGCTGGCCGTGTTCGTCCACGTGGAAGGGAAGAGCGAATTCCGCCCCAGGCCCACGGGCTCCCTGGAGAAATACCTCGAGCGCCTGGTGCAGCTGGAGTGGCTGCAGATGCAGACGGTGCAGGGCGAGAAGGGCCGGGCCACCAAAGGCCGGCCCCAGACTGCCCCCGGCCGTGCCCTCAGGAGCCCCGGGAAAGGCAAAGCCTTGctcagccctgtgcccagcaggcaGGCAGTGCCCCAGGAAGGGGtcagcaggctgcccaggagctgtctggggcacagggcagagccgTGCTCTGAGGACACTCGCCAGGTGCGTTCCCACCCGGGTCGCCTGAAGCCTCCTGAGAGGATGGGATGTGCAGCGTCTTCTCAGAGGCAAGCTGGTGATGTAAGGGGTGAAGTGAAGAAGAAACCAGCTGCCAAGCAGCAGCTTCTCGGTCTGCAGCCCCCCGAGAGCAGCTCTAAAATCCAAAGTGTTGGTAACATCAGGCCCCCTAAGCAAACCCCAGCATTTCATGGTGCAGCTGCTCCCATCAAAGGCTTAAAAACGTACGCGAGTgcaaatccaaagaaaaaacGGCAATGCCAGCAGTTATGTTCCTCCTAA
- the FAM217B gene encoding protein FAM217B isoform X1 produces the protein MGPGIQEYPLLLHRETQLKESHSHTNENHKGMVNNGKSHPSTKGINKPTSYAKSPPGRLGKNVSSAIEKISHGIQDGHQPSVFKKGRNQLDSSNQSKRITSVCSSLHSAQGPKRSPPERRQNESFLHMSPPERRQNESFLHRSPPERRQNESFLHMSPPERRQNESFLHMSPPERRQNESFLHRSPPERRQNESFLHRSPPERRQNESFLHRSPPGTKGSTQENFGRAKDVPMQHFYCSKKEQLGKNHEEYIAEASPGSSKWQEASVAEMFLDFESVQIIKEDAEDDSASDLSDSERIPIPPSPCTPPELILRAEEIDPVCLEHIPEIGFKESEYYYPDFLPPPFNSWDLRQLAVFVHVEGKSEFRPRPTGSLEKYLERLVQLEWLQMQTVQGEKGRATKGRPQTAPGRALRSPGKGKALLSPVPSRQAVPQEGVSRLPRSCLGHRAEPCSEDTRQVRSHPGRLKPPERMGCAASSQRQAGDVRGEVKKKPAAKQQLLGLQPPESSSKIQSVGNIRPPKQTPAFHGAAAPIKGLKTYASANPKKKRQCQQLCSS, from the exons ATGGGACCAGGCATTCAGGAATATCCCTTATTACTGCACAGAGAGACGCAGCTGAAGGAAAGCCACAGCCACACCAATGAAAACCACAAAGGAATGGTAAa TAATGGAAAAAGCCATCCAAGCACCAAAGGAATAAATAAACCAACTTCTTATGCGAAATCTCCTCCTGGAAGATTAGGCAAAAATGTATCAAGTGCCATTGAAAAG ATTTCCCATGGCATTCAAGATGGTCACCAACCAAGTGTTTTTAAGAAGGGAAGGAACCAGCTGGATAGCAGTAATCAGTCAAAAAG GATCACAAGTGTTTGCAGTTCACTGCACAGTGCACAAGGACCAAAGAGGAGTCCTCCAGAAAGAAGGCAAAACGAATCTTTCCTGCACATGAGTCCTCCAGAAAGAAGGCAAAACGAATCTTTCCTGCACAGGAGTCCTCCAGAAAGGAGGCAAAATGAATCTTTCCTGCACATGAGTCCTCCAGAAAGAAGGCAAAACGAATCTTTCCTGCACATGAGTCCTCCAGAAAGGAGGCAAAACGAATCCTTCCTGCACAGGAGTCCCCCAGAAAGAAGGCAAAACGAATCCTTCCTGCACAGGAGTCCCccagaaagaaggcaaaatgaATCCTTCCTGCACAGGAGTCCCCCTGGCACAAAGGGCAGCACACAAGAAAACTTCGGCAGGGCTAAGGATGTCCCAATGCAGCATTTTTATTGCAGTAAAAAAGAACAGCTGGGAAAGAATCACGAAGAATACATTGCTGAAGCCAGCCCAGGCTCTTCGAAATGGCAAGAAGCATCTGTAGCTGAAATGTTTCTTGATTTTGAATCGGTACAAATTATTAAAGAAGATGCTGAAGATGATAGTGCCAGTGACCTCTCTGACTCAGAGAGGATCCCCAttcccccctctccctgcacacCACCAGAACTCATCCTCAGAGCTGAAGAAATCGACCCGGTTTGTTTGGAGCACATCCCTGAAATAGGATTTAAAGAATCCGAATATTACTACCCCGACTTCCTGCCGCCCCCTTTCAACTCGTGGGACTTGAGGCAGCTGGCCGTGTTCGTCCACGTGGAAGGGAAGAGCGAATTCCGCCCCAGGCCCACGGGCTCCCTGGAGAAATACCTCGAGCGCCTGGTGCAGCTGGAGTGGCTGCAGATGCAGACGGTGCAGGGCGAGAAGGGCCGGGCCACCAAAGGCCGGCCCCAGACTGCCCCCGGCCGTGCCCTCAGGAGCCCCGGGAAAGGCAAAGCCTTGctcagccctgtgcccagcaggcaGGCAGTGCCCCAGGAAGGGGtcagcaggctgcccaggagctgtctggggcacagggcagagccgTGCTCTGAGGACACTCGCCAGGTGCGTTCCCACCCGGGTCGCCTGAAGCCTCCTGAGAGGATGGGATGTGCAGCGTCTTCTCAGAGGCAAGCTGGTGATGTAAGGGGTGAAGTGAAGAAGAAACCAGCTGCCAAGCAGCAGCTTCTCGGTCTGCAGCCCCCCGAGAGCAGCTCTAAAATCCAAAGTGTTGGTAACATCAGGCCCCCTAAGCAAACCCCAGCATTTCATGGTGCAGCTGCTCCCATCAAAGGCTTAAAAACGTACGCGAGTgcaaatccaaagaaaaaacGGCAATGCCAGCAGTTATGTTCCTCCTAA
- the PPP1R3D gene encoding protein phosphatase 1 regulatory subunit 3D gives MEVRGPQRNPSYLSDLYENMLRAEGAAGRAHQQPPAVHTSSSKTFWSTAPAKEGPQLNHHGSSTTSSCDPALRPIIRRRARSLPTSPERRRAAVQCQEPGCQSRMNRVRFADSLGLELTEVKVFQTGEDPSIPLHVLSRLSINSDLWYSSLNLEFTMHCLVPDFQQPADCLDFSSRLQEQQVCLERVTSSDLGLSGTIHVRNVAFEKQVSVRYTFNQWESVHEVCARWDCSIPEKNGQHQVDVFTFFLPVPPFLLQPSTLVQFAARYQVNGQEYWDNNRGKNYTLRCRTHPLKLPRECEESWIHFI, from the coding sequence ATGGAAGTGCGTGGTCCTCAGAGGAATCCCAGCTACCTCTCAGATCTCTACGAGAACATGTTAAGGGCTGAAGGAGCAGCGGGCCGAGCACatcagcagcccccagcagtcCATACAAGTAGCAGCAAGACTTTTTGGAGCACTGCCCCAGCCAAGGAGGGTCCCCAGCTAAATCATCACGGCAGCAGCACCACCTCCAGCTGTGACCCAGCCCTGCGACCCATCATCCGCCGCCGAGCGAGGTCCCTGCCCACATCGCCCGagaggaggagggcagcagTGCAGTGTCAGGAGCCCGGCTGCCAGAGCCGCATGAACCGGGTCAGGTTTGCTGATTCTTTAGGCTTGGAGCTCACTGAAGTGAAAGTCTTCCAGACCGGGGAGGATCCATCCATCCCTTTGCATGTCCTTTCCAGGCTCTCCATAAACTCAGACCTCTGGTACAGCAGCTTGAACTTGGAGTTTACTATGCACTGCTTGGTCCCTGACTTCCAGCAGCCTGCGGACTGTCTGGATTTCTCATCCCgactccaggagcagcaggtgtGTCTGGAACGGGTGACCAGCTCAGATCTGGGGCTCAGTGGCACCATCCATGTTCGGAATGTTGCTTTTGAGAAGCAGGTGTCCGTGCGCTACACCTTCAACCAGTGGGAAAGCGTCCACGAGGTGTGTGCTCGTTGGgactgcagcatcccagagaaaAACGGGCAGCATCAGGTCGATGTGTtcactttcttccttcctgtgcctcctttcctccttcagcCGAGCACTCTCGTCCAGTTCGCAGCAAGGTACCAAGTCAACGGCCAGGAGTACTGGGATAACAACAGAGGCAAGAACTACACCCTCAGGTGCCGGACTCACCCCCTGAAGCTGCCAAGGGAATGTGAGGAGAGCTGGATCCACTTCATCTGA
- the SYCP2 gene encoding synaptonemal complex protein 2, giving the protein MPARNEMQFEKLIDEAAGKKDFQSLAEFLAREECENVSHKCSKQFVNKLDKLLCWALDKQDVKSTSTLLNALQKCGRKISIAGEDGLPAMIKHGLVGRMVNWFEKLKGILVLRGNEKNEMLTSLAEDFFIMLLVLCDSRSEGKMQILDNFVLRTCSLITDARINIYVQQEVIKKLNLLLDKIPRDARKKILSTKEMLLVMSEMGRTILDAGDYDTQVAITEALCRMVSEKQRGVLASQWFPMEFVSAAFKGIKDSEFETDCRKFLNQVNGMLGDKRRVFTFPCLSAALDKYELQIPLDENLEEFWIDFNVGSRSISFYVAAEDEDHQWETVIIQEEDVNMYSLEEKDSKKLLTIDLKSPMSVGTLEGEKFHLCFDSILEIKDVTIKIYGFHKCKDFSKKQSASVAKTTVHIVFDESGSQVLVPESQLSPCLKEKSGEEEEKLSKCKTQQPSGSLRTRGKNNSQEKLRGDSSKITPSRKRKVSEASVLISGNTSVSTRSPLSFVSTSTPFKGRFKLPLEMTSSTKRSDNDAISESRTKNFYQEPPGKMGSEEVSKIVQEATEKQTLDEVLDIVPDSQPVGRSNKPLLPGLLETSFDKTGTWKKRTFPLPEKSITTGGKQNPNLSLARASHAARVSDTAFHSDLAQEDPDVLPRKETANPKQSKTKPKSKQMADTARSLISKISDRYRDMSEEKSKARDSLGFNRTHLNKSWISKEEVQDRTLKTASFLNITAGHVLDDVYNFNVSGFDEPTIKLGIQELHVTELSVHTETNKKGNTAISKSSTERKEGKKTRNNRDKKHLFSDSDTENRGDDSKTEISWLQESTRKPKAQIIDYSRSKKSGKPVSTDRTDKSPEPACHMNKAKGKNVNKKKVNKCKPRNLKINEMKVKPSREKLPRRAAATKNYKEPSSSESESENNTPICTSKEEKSKIQKYMNGANKDYRQPKVLQIVPVEPKRVDSYVQKALLKSRNSAEQQEVEMPSPESLASLETMRGAEAVSGGVSPEHSSSERSLGLQKSTPEDREVLNSERGSSPSNFCPQNKSMESLGVTHSPEAAVPKVTFGRKSFSPILTEPSLVSLATYKTVSGKSSKGAAAETCKNNEDSSFQHCFLDTFSVKGKLQDITKPVPKNKEELSLTTEKLYKADSGKRAKGAVLETGNNNENSSLQSCFSDTLCAKNKLQDPTKPLNKSKEDCVAPSPLSASSRNRVQSWIREPFSPMNESGPSVQTFLKRTYHSSTESSSDEAEISKEEEKKGRRRISLKPKKLFKTDDAATYRVSESVSTQSVNDLSGLDGEFWGPNCSTISICQQLQKEFTKKIENRSRKMDNFTKQTLRAAHQHLEIMNCQLHECRIRQLDKFHFTLTEELDNFEKDSQSLKTMEKEFSTLCKKHSHTYSTYMKNEQQRIQILKASFEKNIYYSVGCEENVFTSEMHLLKEDIKGLQEKFLKEMQEEELCNVRRGLQTLFQSKAEF; this is encoded by the exons ATGCCGGCCAGGAATGAGATGCAG tttgaaaaattaattgatgaagctgcaggaaaaaaggatttCCAATCCTTGGCAGAATTTCTGGCCAGAGAAGAATGTGAAAATGTGTCTCACAAGTGCAGCAAACAGTTTGTCAACAAGCTGGACAAGCTTCTGTGTTGG GCGCTTGACAAACAAGATGTCAAAAGCACTTCTACTTTACTGAATGCACTTCAGAAATGTGGGAGGAAAATCAGCATAGCAGGAGAGGATGGGCTCCCAGCAATGATAAAACACGGCCTTGTTGGAAGG ATGGTCAATTGGTTTGAAAAGTTAAAAGGAATTTTGGTCCTCAGAGGAAATGAGAAGAATGAAATGCTTACAAGTCTGGCTGAAGATTTCTTCATCATGTTGCtg GTTTTGTGTGATAGCAGATCTGAAG GTAAAATGCAAATACTAGACAACTTTGTTCTGAGAACATGTTCCCTCATCACTGATGCAAGAATTAATATTTATGTTCAGCAGGAG GTAAtaaaaaaactgaatttattgCTTGACAAGATCCCTCGAGATGCCAGGAAAAAGATACTTTCCACAAAGGAGATGTTACTTGTCAT GAGTGAAATGGGGAGGACAATTTTGGATGCTGGAG ACTATGACACACAAGTGGCCATCACAGAAGCTCTCTGCAGGATGGTGTCAGAGAAGCAAAGAGGAGTTCTGGCCTCCCAGTGGTTTCCCATGGAGTTTGTGTCTGCTGCATTTAAAGGAATTAAAGATTCAGAGTTTGAGACA GATTGCAGAAAATTTCTTAACCAGGTGAATGGCATGCTTGGAGACAAAAGAAg GGTTTTTACATTCCCATGTTTATCAGCAGCTCTTGATAAGTATGAG cTCCAGATACCATTGGATGAAAACCTGGAAGAGTTTTGGATTGATTTCAACGTTGGCAGCAGAAGTATTTCCTTCTATGTGGCAGCAGAGGATGAA GATCACCAGTGGGAAACAGTCATTATACAAGAAGAAGATGTCAACATGTACAGCCTGGAAG AAAAAGattcaaagaaattattaacAATTGATCTAAAAAGCCCAATGAGTGTAGGCACTCTTGAAGGAGAGAAATTTCATTTATGTTTTGATTCTATCTTGGAAATCAAAGATGTGACCATAAAGATTTATGGATTTCATAAATGTAAG GATTTCAGCAAGAAGCAGTCTGCATCAGTAGCCAAAACAACTGTGCACATTGTCTTTGATGAAAGTGGATCACAG GTTCTGGTACCAGAAAGTCAGTTGTCACcatgtttgaaagaaaaatctggagaggaggaggagaaactCAGTAAATGCAAAACTCAGCAACCTTCTGGAAGTTTGAGGACTCGGGGTAAAAATAACAGTCAAGAAAAACTCAGAGGTGATTCCTCCAAG ATAACTCCATCCCGTAAAAGGAAAGTGTCTGAAGCATCTGTGCTTATTTCTGGAAATACAAGTGTGTCCACCAGGAGTCCACTGTCTTTTGTCAGCACAT CCACTCCTTTTAAAGGGAGATTTAAATTGCCTTTGGAAATGACCAGCTCTACTAAGCGATCTGACAATGATGCAATAAGTGAGAGTAGAACAAAGAATTTCTATCAGGAACCTCCTGGA AAAATGGGTTCTGAAGAAGTCTCAAAAATTGTACAAGAGGCtacagaaaagcaaactttAG ATGAAGTGTTAGATATTGTTCCTGATTCTCAGCCAGTGGGTAGAAGCAACAAGCCTTT GCTGCCTGGTCTTTTGGAGACTTCTTTTGATAAAACTGGAACATGGAAGAAAAGAACTTTCCCTCTTCCTGAGAAGAGTATAACAACTGGGGGCAAGCAAAATCCAAATCTATCACTGGCACGTGCATCCCATGCAG CCAGAGTGTCTGACACAGCTTTTCATTCTGATCTTGCACAAGAGGATCCTGATGTTCTCCCCAGAAAAGAGACTGCAAATCCAAAACAGTCAAAGACA AAACCAAAGTCTAAACAAATGGCAGACACAGCCAGATCACTGATCAGTAAAATCAGTGACAGATACAGAGATATGAGTGAGGAGAAGAGCAAGGCAAGAGATTCCCTGGGCTTTAACAG gacacATTTAAATAAATCCTGGATCTCCAAG GAAGAAGTTCAGGACAGGACCCTAAAAACTGCTTCTTTTCTCAATATAACTGCTGGTCATGTTCT GGATGATGTCTACAACTTTAACGTCAGCGGGTTTGATGAGCCTACAATCAAGCTTGGA aTCCAAGAATTGCATGTGACTGAACTGAGTGTTCATACAGAGACAAACAAAAAGGG GAACACAGCCATCAGTAaatccagcacagaaaggaaagaaggaaaaaag ACTAGAAACAATCGAGACAAGAAGCATCTCTTTAGTGACtcagacacagaaaacagaggGGATGACAGCAAGACAGAGATTAGCTGGCTGCAAGAATCCACGAGGAAACCTAAAGCCCAGATAATTGATTACAGTAGAAGCAAAAAATCAGGGAAACCAGTGAGCACAGACAgaa CAGATAAATCCCCTGAACCTGCTTGCCATATGAATAAAGCTAAAGgcaaaaatgtaaataagaaaaag GTAAACAAATGCAAGCCCcggaatttaaaaattaatgaaatgaaaGTAAAACCCTCCAGAGAAAAACTCCCTcgaagagcagcagcaacaaaaaattacaaagagcCTTCCAGTTCTGAGTCTGAGAGTGAAAACAATACTCCAATATGCACCTCTAAAGAGGAGAAATCCAAAATACAG AAATATATGAATGGGGCAAACAAGGATTACAGGCAGCCAAAGGTCCTGCAGATTGTGCCTGTGGAGCCAAAGAGAGTGGATAGCTATGTGCAGAAAGCACTGCTCAAATCCAGGaattctgcagagcagcaggaggtggaaaTGCCTTCACCTGAGAGCCTTGCCTCCCTTGAGACAATGAGGG GTGCTGAGGCAGTGTCAGGAGGTGTCAGtccagagcacagctccagtgagaggtcacttggtctgcaGAAGTCAACACCAGAAGACAGGGAAGTGCTAAACTCTGAGAGAGGAAGCTCTCCCAGTAATTTCTGTCCACAAAACAAGAGTATGGAGAGTCTGGGTGTTACTCATTCCCCTGAGGCAGCAGTTCCAAAGGTGAcatttggaaggaaaagcttCTCACCAATTTTAACTGAACCATCTTTG GTCAGCCTAGCCACATACAAAACTGTCAGTGGTAAAAGTTCcaagggagctgcagcagaaaccTGTAAGAATAATGAAGATTCAAGTTTCCAACATTGCTTTTTAGACACATTTTCTGTTAAAGGAAAGCTTCAGGATATCACTAAACCTGTCCCCAAAAATAAGGAGGAG CTCAGCTTAACAactgaaaaactgtataaagCTGACAGTGGAAAACGTGCAaagggagcagtgctggaaacaGGGAATAACAACGAGAATTCCAGTCTCCAGTCTTGCTTTTCAGACACTCTTTGTGCTAAAAACAAACTCCAAGATCCTACCAAACCTCTCAATAAAAGTAAAGAG GATTGTGTAGCACCATCCCCATTGtctgcttccagcaggaatAGAGTACAGTCTTGGATTAGAGAACCTTTTTCCCCCATGAATGAGTCAG GACCAAGTGTACAGACATTCCTCAAACGAACTTACCACAGTTccacagaaagcagctctgaTGAGGCAGAAATaagcaaagaggaggaaaagaaaggaaggagaagaataAGTTTAAAGcccaaaaaattatttaaaacagatgATGCTGCTACTTACAGAG TGTCTGAAAGTGTCTCCACTCAGTCTGTAAACGACCTCTCTGGTTTGGATGGGGAATTCTGGGGCCCTAATTGTTCAACCATCAGCATTTGTCAGCAGCTCCAGAAAGAATTTACCAAGAAAATTGAG AATCGCTCCCGGAAAATGGATAATTTCACTAAGCAAACACTGAGAGCTGCCCATCAGCATTTGGAAATAATGAATTGCCAGCTCCATGAGTGCAG GATCAGGCAGTTGGACAAATTCCATTTTACTCTCACTGAGGAACTGGACAATTTTGAAAAGGACTCTCAGTCCCTGAAAACCATGGAAAAGGAATTCTCG accttGTGCAAAAAGCATTCCCACACTTATAGCACATACATGAAAAACGAGCAGCAGAG AATTCAGATTCTTAAAGCTTCCTTTGAAAAGAATATCTACTATTCTGTTGgctgtgaagaaaatgtttttacttcAGAG ATGCATCTGTTGAAAGAAGACATAAAAGGACTCCAAGAgaaatttctaaaagaaatg CAAGAAGAGGAGCTGTGTAACGTTCGCAGGGGATTGCAGACCTTGTTTCAATCAAAGGCAGAATTCTGA